The proteins below come from a single Plantactinospora sp. KBS50 genomic window:
- a CDS encoding roadblock/LC7 domain-containing protein, translating into MDAEAVLRRELQQLRQRRSDVAGSVLAGVDGLHITSDLSRINPEHVAAMAAAGAGLSGRFAETVGQGRLREFVVHGTDGYVICYPAGWQALLAVVTRPAVNLARLHPEGRALAHRLGGLVDSLWPPAPGTAAIPAPRPATELRTSRAARAPMLTSRSGLGARRRPPGRP; encoded by the coding sequence GTGGATGCCGAAGCCGTCCTGCGGCGAGAGCTGCAACAGCTGCGCCAGCGTCGGTCCGATGTGGCCGGCAGCGTGCTGGCCGGCGTCGACGGCCTGCACATCACCAGCGACCTCTCCCGGATCAACCCGGAACACGTGGCCGCGATGGCGGCCGCCGGCGCCGGCCTGAGTGGCCGGTTCGCCGAAACGGTGGGGCAGGGACGGCTGCGCGAGTTCGTGGTGCACGGCACCGACGGCTACGTGATCTGCTACCCGGCCGGTTGGCAGGCCCTGCTGGCCGTGGTGACCCGGCCTGCGGTGAACCTGGCCCGGCTGCACCCGGAGGGGCGGGCCCTGGCACACCGGCTGGGCGGCCTCGTCGACTCGCTCTGGCCGCCGGCCCCGGGCACCGCCGCCATTCCGGCCCCGCGGCCGGCGACCGAGCTGCGTACCTCGCGGGCCGCCCGGGCGCCGATGCTCACCTCGCGGTCCGGCCTCGGCGCGCGGCGACGCCCACCCGGTCGGCCCTGA